Part of the Pseudoliparis swirei isolate HS2019 ecotype Mariana Trench chromosome 3, NWPU_hadal_v1, whole genome shotgun sequence genome, TATTGCCGAGTTTCAAATTCGTACATATTGGGCAAttgtaaaagattttttttacatgaacaTGGTATCTTTTTTGGGGCATTGTTTCTTTTCAAACAATCTTAATGTAAATTAATTATAAATCGTCCCCCATATTAATATTGTGagtctttctgtctttttcttttaatcaatTAGACTACTTTAGCTCAACAGCTTTTTCACTCATGAGGACTTTCATTATCATGCCAATGATGAAAATTGTGAAGAGATACGCTATCGGCTGATATTTCGGTCCTGCTCTATAAAGTAAAAACATTAATAGCAAGCATTACTTTCAAAGTCTGTTTATATTGTTGAATTTTCTCTATCCTGGAAACCATAATAACCTTTATgatgttcaaataaaaaacatatttcttcATTGGTCAATGTGATTACAATGGAAACTCCGTGGCAGCCACCTGCCAGGAACTAAATGCAAAGCCAACAACTCTCCCTGGTTCATCAAGAAAGGGCTTTGCTTGTAAACTTCATTCAGatacagaaaacaaaaacagacctGACCTAAACTAAAAAGCCCAATTGGACTTCTTCACAGGGGAAAATGAACGTAAACTTTTCAGCCCTAAATCATTTCATGCATTAAGTATacattcaaacaaataaaaagagaaacgaAGCAGTCCTCTTCTTGCCCCGGCTAGCAGCTGCTGCTGATGTCACTGCGTGCGCATCAGCGGTGGTTAGCAGCAGTGAAGTGATCAGTCGACGCCCAAAGGCACTTACTGTACATTCTTCACATCATTTCAGCGGTGAGACGGTTTACAGGCGCTCTCAGTTGTTCTCGCCGTTGGACCTCCGGCATGGCTGCCAGACGTTACCTGACCGTCGGATACAGAAAGGTTTTTCATTGATGTTATCCTCTTCTCGGCCCCGATCGTTTTTTTCTGACGTGGGCTCATTTTCATCAATTTTCATGTGATGCCGCTGCCTGGGCCTCCCACAGCCCTGTATTTATATTACTTCTTGTCAGGGTTGAATTCAAATTCGACCAATTAAGCTAACCAACCCCCCTCGCTCtcttcgtttttttcttctttcgcaCGAATtatgataattaaaaaaatccaATCAGTGTCCGAGCTGAAGCGTGACAACCACAGCCTGACTCCTTGACTTAAACCAGGGGATACATTTGGCTTTTTTATGTCCCATTTAAAATGATAAAGTATGTTTTCTCAAAATGGAGACGACTCTTCTTGGGAGTAAACTGGTTCCTTTATTTTATGCAGCgctaagaaaaaaaagtaacattAAAGGCAGTGCAAATGATTTGCGAGGCCAGTGAGGCATTGATCAAAGACTTCATTATGACCACTGACTCAGACTGACACATCTAAAGTTTATTTGCCAGCTAGTCTGCCAAGCTCGTGGTAACTTTCTGTAACATCCGCCAATGTGGCAGAACGGCAAATCTCCCGTTAAATATCAAGACCTTTATTTTAAATTGCTTCATAGATGAGCTCCAGAGGCGtgccagttgttgtttttgtccccTTAATTAGTAAACAAAAGCAGGGGAAGGTGGCGACTGTCATTGGATATCAGAAACTTTCAAAGTTTACGGTTGACGATTCAGCTTTATTGTCATTATACAATACGGGATTGCACAGTGACTTGTGGTCCCCTCCAGGATAAACACACAGAACCTGTAAACACAGATATTTAAATGAGAATAGACGAAAACAATAAGATTGGCAATTAAATGGAACAAAGTATAGCCGATGTGAACGTTGCAATAAcgggagggagaagaaaaaaagaaactaaataatattttatatatatttctgttagcatgctaacatgagcTCATTAGCACTACGCACAAAGTACAGCAGAGGTTGATGGTGATGTCATTAGTTGTGCAGGTAATCTGATTAAACAGCAACATACTGGATTAGAAATGGGAAATATTTCCAGCCTAAATAACATTGTTTTTTGGACTACGTTTTGACAAAAAAAGGGGTGATTACTAAGCCAAACTACCCAGTTCATTTAGTTAAGATGATCCTGCTTTTACATTTTCAACATAACCCCTCCCCCCTTTGATCTTTCCATTGCACACAATGCAAGGAGCATATTGCTGCAAGGAGCCGCGACCCTTTAGTTAATGCTGAAAGGATGTACCTGTGATGTGACTTTCTGGAGGAAGACACACTGAGGCGCAATGAttcacagcagcagctgcagtggAGAGGACTGTGAAGTAGACTGGTGCAACGACAAAACATATAATAACACTGTAAAGATAAAACATGCTGTAGTGCTGTGGCGCTATATATCAACTTACTTCAGCCGTGAGCTGCACCAgcaaatgaccccccccccccctccccaagaTGGAGGTACACCCCCAACTGTGAATTAGGTGAAGCACTCTCTTGCTGCTGTGCTATCTCTATTTCTTTTCTACAGCATATGTTTTTAAAGGAATATGGAGTATAGGACACACTATACCGTATCATGTCAATTTGTAGGGCCAATATTGATTAGTGTTGtcattttctttcatatttatattgcgATTGGATGCAAACATCTCTGAAAGTGCTTTGTGTTCTGCAAGATTTTAACCTGGTTATAGTTAAATGTCTTGAATCCAGATCCAATCGTACATGTGTAATATGCAATTTATTAGGAATGTAATTAAATCTTTGGATTTTCTGCACATATAATTGAAGAATTTAAGTTAtttatgacatatatatatatatatatatttataattattgcaTCTTAATCCTAGCACAGCAGAAAAAAAATTCACTTGCGTGTTATTATAGATTATATGACAAAAATAAGACAATTTAGTTCATCTGGAAAAACACAAATCTTTATATATGTCACATACCCTGGGTCTTTGTGTCAGCAGCTCAGATGAGAAACTGCTGAGTACAAATCCAATCACTACTTCATGCCAGGAAATTGGTGCATAAACCAAGAAAAAAACGGAGTTAGTGTGTGGGTAAAAAAACATTACTTCTTCAGCCTTTAACATGTTATTCAATATGCCTCTATCGCATACTCACGTGGCATGTTTtcaaaggagaggagacaatACAAGATTTATAACAGATTCTAATGCACTAGCAAGTCAAATAATTCACGACTGTAACTCATTTTGGGCAACAAACGCAGAGGCTGATTTGGTTTGAATGGCTGGATATGCGAGGCGATGAATACAGATGGCTTTATTCAAAACACTTGAACATCATTTGCCCAATACGACAGCGGTGTCTGTTTATTTTGACATAAAAGGGACAACGAAGATCATGATTTTGCTTATATAAAAGAAGCAATCTGTTGAGTGGAAAAcatttcatgtttattttttcatgcACGCTGTAGtgagtatttgtgtttgtttcgtTTTTAGGGATTAAAGTTCATATTTTCTTATCTCCATGTTTTAATATCTTGAAGATTACAGTACCTTATGGGATAGTCCTATCTCAAGCATTGGGAAAAATATGACATACGCGCAGATCGAAAACAACCTCTATGATTAAATGAAATTAATAGGCCATGCTTTTCTGGCCTCTCTCATTTTGTTCTGTCTCAGATCCCTAGACATATTCCTGTCATCATCATAACCATCATGTTTTGCGTCATCCTTTCCACATGTCCAATCTGTAAATCTAAAATATGATCCATTGGCATGGCATGCAAAATAAGCTGATGGCCACCATTATCTGTTCCCTGCCATCAGTAAAGTGGATTTCCTGATACATCGGAAGCCCCTTCGGTCATCCAAAATCCGGTTTACCAGATTTCCCAGTCATATCCTTCTGTGGGGGACTTAATGGGGAGATGGGATTCAAAGGTCTTGCTCAAAGCTGCTTTCTGTCACTCTCTCTGGCTCCCTGTTTTTGTATGTAAATCGATCCAGTATTGGGTTCCAGTATTAGATTGggagttgttgtgtgtgtgctgtactcAGCCTGAGGCGACTGGCTGTCTGGCTAGCACATTACCCCACATCCACTCTCTGCTCCCCGCTACAGATCACTGAAATATAGACTGCCACCATAGATTGTCCCTTTATTGGTTAATGTTTGCAATTTGATCGTGCatggacagacaaacacacagccgTCTGAAGcattcacaaacacaaagcATTGACGTGCACTTTATGCTTTTACATTATTCCATAATATTGGGAGGAGGGAAATGAGCAACCAAAGGGCAGAATATCCGAAAATGACTATCTGCCATTCTTTGTAGCACCTGCTTAATCCAATGAACCACGGCTCAATATGCTCTATTAATCCCTCTGGCCCTCTGTAGCGCTTCAATCTCACACGACATCTATGTTGTTTTTAAAGGGCTGACACAAATACTCCAGAGTCAAGAGTCTCACGACCGAAGCTCCAGGGACTCAGAAGTCATCTCTTCTTTCGCACTACTCATCCCCCCCACACATATTATACACATTTTTACACACACCAAAACCTTGTAAACAAGCACAACAACATAGAGTGTACTTAGTCAGAATAAATCAATATGAAACTGCACAATtttaacatatttaatataataaaaaataccatCTTTTTAAAGTACAGTCATTATTTTCTCCTCAGGTTTTAGAGAGCACAGACAGCACTTCACCGTCAAGAGGATTGAAGTAGATAGGTAACAAAATTACATGTTTATCAGTGTGTTAGGAGATGACCTTGCTGATGGAGACGGACACAAACCAAACAAGAAATATGATGTAAAGCCAGAGACAAATGGTTATATTGTCATTTTtagatgtatatttattttctgttaaagcTATGATACTGAAGTCCAAAGCTTGATATGCAATAAAGACATTATAGTGCAACATCTAGGCGAACACATTATCTGCATGATTTCTGTAATAATTTGCCCTGCCTTGGCTtataaatattgaaatattttaCTAATATATGGTTAGAACAGAGGAGAGAATCCAATTCAATAAGAATTTTTCTTAGCATCAAATGCGATatgtctctgtgttgttgtcAATGAGTCCGTATAGAAGTGTATTACTGTAATAGGCAAAATGAAGCAACACAATCTGCTGCCAAAGAAATATAAATTACATGTAGCCAATCGACCTCAAACAATATTTTCCCCAAGAATAATGTCATCCTGACCAAACACATATTATTTTCTGAATTAGTAACCATCATACGTGTCAGTTTTTATTGTGATCAGAATTTGTATACTTTAAGAGGCTTCGTTCAGAGATTGGTGTCGACTCCGCTCATCTGTTTTGGTGGAAGTATCTCTTGGATGACCAAGAGATGCAGATGGGTTATTCTAGCTTGTCAGACCATGTTGGGAAGCAAAACTGTGAATATGTGTTCACGAAGGCAGTTAAGACTCCAGTCATTGAGAGGGTGGAGAGACACTATGATATATATTGGAATAACAGCACAATCAAAGTAAAAGAAATAGTAGAGAGAACCATACCGGCAGCTTCAAGGAGTCGAGATAGGTTTGATAGGTAGACCATTAAGTACCaatcaaatatattaaaatgatgAATAAGATGGTTATAAAACTATGGTCACATCAACTCTCaatcgacaacaacaacaatcctcTATTTGTAAGAAGAATTTGCAAAACATTTGAACTGATAAAGGACAGACAGTAAATGCTTTTAAATGATCTCCCAGCAGCCATGAATGTTCAAGGGTTTTGTGGgctttattttttcattcagcaaattatttatttataatacttGAAAATGAGTGTAGTGTCAACAAAGTTTTCACTCATCATTTTCTATATTTTGGTAATGAATAAGCAGAGATTAATGCTTGCAAATGTACATTCAGAAAAGTCAACTCCAAGAAGACTTGTCATTCATTTAGTTTATGATCGCGCCGACTGTCTTTCCTGGGAATCCTGTAATATGCACGAGAGCCAACTGGCTCTGGCAGATCACCTCGGATTTGTGAGGAGATCAATACTACAGCCTGACTATGTCCGCGGCTGTGTGGGACTTAACGGTTTGACTAATGGCCCTGGTTATTGAAGACTGCGATGCACTCAAGTGGTCACTCCAAATTCCAAATATCTGTCGTCAATTATGCACTTACTGTTGTGACATATCTCACTTCAACAGAAAATCGTGATAAAGTTCTGAGTACAGCTTGTGTGGACTCCCACAACACAACTGTGCTGACTAGAAATTGTTAATGAGTTGTATCATCATTTGCCTTCTGCTGCACATTAACATCTCCATTACCATTTTATTGTACTTTATTAGTTTGATATGAACTAGATTAAGAAGACGTGATTTACATGAATGTATTTATCAAGTGTTTTAGTCCCAGTGTCATCTTTACTGCATGATGAGAATTTAACTCTTCAAGACGATTGCTCTGAGCTCAAACATGTTGGTCCGTCTTGATTATGAAAAGTATCTTCAGCTCTGTCTGGCTAATGCAGCCATCTGCTTGCAACTACTAATGGAGCCATAGAGCCTCTCAAGATCTCTTAAATAATTCAGCAGCGGAGAATGTTCTCAAGAATTCACATTTATGCACAAGGCTTAATTCTAAATGGAAGATTGGATTTATCAATTCCAGAGTTGCTTTTCTTTAGACTAAATATTCACTGTGCTTTAAAGTTCACTACAAGACACACTAAAGTTAAGTCATCTAGCTGTCAGTATTCTAACTGTTGCTAATTCAACATAATGATGTTTGGCTATATAGTTATCTTTAAAGTTTTCTTGGTCTGTCTCTGTAGCTTTTGTTTAGATGTGATCATTGTAGCATGAATGTGGCCTCTAATATCATTTATACATAAGACAATGAAAGTATCGTATGAAGCTACACTGACAATATTACTGAATCACATTCGTTGTCTGTGACCAATACCTAATTCATTTGTGCATCAGTGATGACTCtaattttctctctttctctctctctctctcacagggtGGAGGTAACAGGATTCCAGCTCACTGCAACGATTTGAGGATTAACAATACACCTGAAAAGAAAGACAGTGCTTATGTTCACCATAATGGCACCTGTAGGTGTGGCGAAGCTGCGGGCCCGACTCTTTCTGCTGTTTCTTTGCTTGACACTACGTGCCGGCATGCTTCAGTTCACTACAGCCACGATACAAGGGTATATTGGGGAGAGGGACATGATATGCCCATCTGTATGCAGGTGCGATGAGGACTTTATCTACTGTAATGATCGTGGCCTGAGCTCCATCCCTTCACTGCCTCCTTCGGCGTCCATCCTCTACTTTCAGAACAACCAGATAAACAACCCGGGTTTGCCCACCTCCTTGGAGCGCCAGCTTGCCATCCGTGTGGTCTACCTGTATGATAATGAACTGGATGAATTCCCTGTGCACCTGCCACCATCTGTTCGTGAACTGCATTTACAGGACAACAACATACGCACTATTCCTCGTAGTGCGCTGGGTCGGATGCCCTTGCTAGAGAAGCTCCACTTGGACGACAATTCAATTTCCACCGTCAGCATTGAGGACCAGGCCTTTGCTGACAACCCACGGTTGCGCCTACTGTTTCTCTCCCGCAACCACCTGTCCAGTATCCCCTCAGGACTGCCTGCCTCACTGGAAGAACTCCGTCTGGATGACAACCGTATCTCCACTATTCCAACCCACGCCTTCCGAGGCCTCGTTTCACTTAGATGTCTTGTCCTGGATGGGAACCTTTTGGCAAATCAGCGCATTGCGGATGACACATTCTCCCGCCTTTCCAACTTAACCGATTTGTCCCTAGTCCGTAACTCCCTCCAGACCCCACCTATCAACCTGCCCAGCACACATCTGCAGCGCCTATCTCTGCAGGAAAATGCCCTGACTCATATGCCACGGGGTTCCTTGGATGGCATGCACAGGCTGCTGAGGCTGGATCTGTCAGGAAACAACTTGACCACTCTGCCGAAAGGACTGTTCAAAGACCTGGACAGCCTGGGCCAGCTTCTGGTGCGAGGCAATCCTTGGCACTGTGGCTGCAACCTGCGTTGGCTGTATGACTGGCTGCATGCCCGCGGCAACTCCATCACTGTCAGAGGTCTCACATGCCATGGGCCTGACAGGGTGCGAGACATGGCTTTGATAGACCTGACCAGCGAGATGGAGGAGTGTGAGGTGGTGAGGACAGCAGGGACCAGAGACAGAGTGGGCGGCAGTGGAGTCGATAGCTCTACCACTCACACCCCTCCACAGGGTTCTCTCTTCACCCTCCGCTCGAAGCGACCTGGCCTGGGGCTTCCTGACTCTGGCTTAGACTACACTCTTAGCAGCAGCGGTGTGGGGAAGAGCTTGGCTCTCAACGTGAAGCCTCTCTCTCACAACAGTATCCGTGTTACCTGGAGCGTAGCCCAGCCAAGCTCCTCCTTCAGGCTAAGTTGGCTCCGACTGGGCACTGGTAATGCCATGGGATCAATCACGGAGACTCTTGTCCGGGGTGACCGTCGTGAGTACCTCCTTACCTCTCTCCAACCACGCTCCAGCTATATCATCTGCATGGTACCCCTCGCGGCCAGTTCAGAAAGCAAAGGGACAATTTCTGGAGATCCTGACCCTGATGAAGCTCTCGTGTGTGCAAAAGCTGAGACGTCTGACCTCACCCctgtggaagaggaagagaatgaAGACTCAAAGCATATGACCGTCCTGCCACTGGCAGGGATTATTGGTGGGGCTACCGCCATTGTATCTTTGGCTCTTATTTGCTGCATCTTTTGTTGGTATGGGCACAGGACTGGGCATTTGTGCTCTCGTGACCACTACACTCGCAGCAACTCCCGAAAAAACAAGACATATGATGATTACATTGAGTCAGGCACAAAGAAGGACAATACCATCTTGGAAATCCGCAGTCCAGGATTCCAGATGACGCCTATGGCGGCTTGCCAACCAATGCAGCCGAAACCCCTCCGAGAGGATTACATCATTCATACCATATTCCCCTCCAATGGCACTGGCCTGTACAAAAGTGACACCCATGTTTCTAATGCAGGACATGGCACCAACCGCGGCTATAGAGAAGGGGAAATCCCAGATATAGACTACTGTTACACATGATGTACTGTACCAGATCCTATTCACAGTGTTATTATTGGTAAGCTGTATAGATGCACAATTTCCCTTCGCATGGACACTTCTGAAGCACCCCTCTGTGCCTTCTTTTTCTGGTCTCCCATTCCAAAATACCTGCTGTTCCCTGCACTGGAAGTACTGTGTGTGATTAACTGGAACTGCAACCATGTGAGAACAGTTCACTGCAGGAAGCAGCAGCCAGTGCCCCAGGTGTAAATGCACAGCTGACTGTTTCTTCTCCATCTTAGTAATGGCCTGTGTATTTTTTCTGTTCTGCTCTTTCCGTGTGACATGTAAGCAAAGAATGTAAACACtgtggaaaggtcaaacttagCATAGGTGCTAAGTTGAGagttcctctctcacacacaggagc contains:
- the flrt1a gene encoding leucine-rich repeat transmembrane protein FLRT1 produces the protein MFTIMAPVGVAKLRARLFLLFLCLTLRAGMLQFTTATIQGYIGERDMICPSVCRCDEDFIYCNDRGLSSIPSLPPSASILYFQNNQINNPGLPTSLERQLAIRVVYLYDNELDEFPVHLPPSVRELHLQDNNIRTIPRSALGRMPLLEKLHLDDNSISTVSIEDQAFADNPRLRLLFLSRNHLSSIPSGLPASLEELRLDDNRISTIPTHAFRGLVSLRCLVLDGNLLANQRIADDTFSRLSNLTDLSLVRNSLQTPPINLPSTHLQRLSLQENALTHMPRGSLDGMHRLLRLDLSGNNLTTLPKGLFKDLDSLGQLLVRGNPWHCGCNLRWLYDWLHARGNSITVRGLTCHGPDRVRDMALIDLTSEMEECEVVRTAGTRDRVGGSGVDSSTTHTPPQGSLFTLRSKRPGLGLPDSGLDYTLSSSGVGKSLALNVKPLSHNSIRVTWSVAQPSSSFRLSWLRLGTGNAMGSITETLVRGDRREYLLTSLQPRSSYIICMVPLAASSESKGTISGDPDPDEALVCAKAETSDLTPVEEEENEDSKHMTVLPLAGIIGGATAIVSLALICCIFCWYGHRTGHLCSRDHYTRSNSRKNKTYDDYIESGTKKDNTILEIRSPGFQMTPMAACQPMQPKPLREDYIIHTIFPSNGTGLYKSDTHVSNAGHGTNRGYREGEIPDIDYCYT